The sequence CGGACAACCTATGGTCTTGGCCGTCAGCGTGGAGCACACTGGCACTTTCAACATGAGCGAAACCGGAGAACAATGGAGGTCATTTACCTCGACTCAGCGAGTCATCACCCGTCGGCCGGGCTTTGACTGGGAAGCTCGCGTCGCGATGATGCCGGGTCTGACGGTGCGCGTGCATGATGCCTATATTGCCGGTGAAGGGATTCTTCATGCGTCGTTATTCGGACTGGTGTCCTTGGTGAATCTGCGCGGGACGCCTGAGGTTGCGCAGGGTGAATTGATGCGCTTCTTTGCCGAAACTGCTTGGTATCCGACGGCACTGTTGCCAAGCCAGGGTGTGCAATGGGAACCAGTGAACGATGCCTCAGCCAAGGCAACTCTGAAGGATGGCGAAACTACACTGACGATGCTGTTCCGCTTCAATGAAGACGGCTTAATTGCATCGATGCGTGCCGAGGCGCGCGGACGCACCGTAGCAGGTGCGGTGATTCCGACACCGTGGGAAGGCCGATGGAGCAACTACAAACTGCGTGACGGGATGCTCATTCCCCTTGAAGGCGAGGTGGCATGGATTCTTCCCGAAGGTCCGAAACCCTACTGGCGTGGGGGCATCACAAGACTCAGTTATGAGTTCACACAATGACTAAACCAAGCTGTATCCCTGCCTAGCAACCGGTTGCAACGGACGACGTTACGCCGCCGCACAACTTCACCGTTAGCCCGCTAGTCCTTGGTTGGGGTAGTAGTTTGAACCTTATCTGTAAGTCCTTTAGGGCACCTCTATCAATGCAAAATTAGCGGTTCCCTCGCCCTTGGTTCTGGGTAATATGGGTATGCCAACGATGCAATTTATGGCTACGCTACGCAGGCTATGGGTAGGCTCAAATAAATAGAGATGCCCTTAATTGCTTCAATAAACCGTTTACATCCTGCTTCTTTCCCAATATTGACTCTGTCTTCTGTCTGTAAAAAAGCCAGTATCTTCTGCCATTTATTTTCATCTAAAACCACAACACTCATTTTTTGCCCTCCATAAATAATTCTCTCTATTTTACATAAGATCAACACAACCTAGTAAAGTGAAACTCTCATTTTTTGTTATTATACAATAATTACAAATAACACAATATAGCAATCCTACTTGATTAGTGAACAGAGATTTCCCAGAACTAAGGACGGGAGCGGTGCCCCTGCGACCCCTGTTCCGTTCTCATTTAGAACTGCTATAGATCGCCAACGAAGTCAGTGCCGTTAACTCTCTGGGCAAATTAAAAGTGGGCAATTCCCAAAAAACTTTATCTCATGGGCATTGGAGCAATCCATCATCCCACGTTGCGTTCCCGCTGGCTCCTTGTTGGTTCCCTTGAATGCAACACAACGCATCCCCCTAAAATCCCTGTGACTCTTTTTGAGCATTACAAAGATAGCACTACGCCATTTATTATTTATTTTTTATAGAAATGTCCTGCAATTGCGATATGATGCTTATGATTTTATGAGGCGGATATGATTAACTGTAAAAACTGTGGAGCCGTGGTCGCCCGTCGAGATGAAACCTGTTCCTATTGTGGGACTCCCAATCATGCCTATATCCCCATTTCCGCCGACCAGGATGCACTGATGGCAGGAGCGATGGGGGCGTGGCAAAATGGTAATTATGGGGCGGCTATAAAACTTTATCGCCAGATTATTAACGATGACCCTGAACTATTTTTAGCCTATTTTTATCTCGCCCATTGTCTCAACACCACCGGACAATCGGGGGAAGCCATTGCCGTCATGACACAGGCGAGCCAACTCCGTCCTGGTAACGCTTCCATTTATTACAACATCGCCCTCATGCAACAAGCGCGGGGGCAATATTCAGAAGCCATGACTAACTTACAAAAAGCCCTGAAATTAACT comes from Synechococcus sp. C9 and encodes:
- a CDS encoding DUF6544 family protein, which produces MWKMILLVILRLLVIITVALLYGISRWQSSTREMHEKLEAARLPIEPRVYDSTELNGLPAPVQRYFRAVLKDGQPMVLAVSVEHTGTFNMSETGEQWRSFTSTQRVITRRPGFDWEARVAMMPGLTVRVHDAYIAGEGILHASLFGLVSLVNLRGTPEVAQGELMRFFAETAWYPTALLPSQGVQWEPVNDASAKATLKDGETTLTMLFRFNEDGLIASMRAEARGRTVAGAVIPTPWEGRWSNYKLRDGMLIPLEGEVAWILPEGPKPYWRGGITRLSYEFTQ
- a CDS encoding zinc ribbon domain-containing protein, producing MINCKNCGAVVARRDETCSYCGTPNHAYIPISADQDALMAGAMGAWQNGNYGAAIKLYRQIINDDPELFLAYFYLAHCLNTTGQSGEAIAVMTQASQLRPGNASIYYNIALMQQARGQYSEAMTNLQKALKLTDTDPQLTDRQDFQRRVQKAMGQVG